The Gloeocapsa sp. DLM2.Bin57 genome has a window encoding:
- the grpE gene encoding nucleotide exchange factor GrpE gives MAEYKISAEEKLKLEQEIADLYKHKSTLIQQIREQKQQHQAQNEELFIDILEVFDSLEFLINYLQENPELTPQALKRLPKSVQSIQKKLLLLLAKRKVNKIEFTQAKPDFNFCQVIDQEIRDDIEEHNITKITRQGFDYDGKILRPVEVIVAKSSDTDTVTQGGDFSSK, from the coding sequence ATGGCAGAATATAAAATAAGTGCTGAAGAAAAGTTAAAACTTGAGCAAGAAATAGCTGATTTATATAAACACAAAAGTACTTTAATTCAACAAATAAGAGAGCAAAAACAACAACATCAAGCTCAAAATGAAGAGTTATTTATAGATATATTAGAAGTATTTGATTCTTTAGAATTTTTAATTAATTATCTGCAAGAAAATCCCGAATTAACTCCACAAGCACTAAAACGCTTACCTAAATCTGTACAAAGCATCCAAAAAAAGTTATTATTACTCCTAGCTAAAAGAAAGGTTAATAAAATTGAATTTACACAAGCAAAACCTGATTTTAATTTCTGTCAAGTAATTGACCAAGAAATCAGAGACGACATAGAAGAGCATAATATTACTAAAATAACTCGTCAAGGCTTTGATTATGATGGTAAAATTTTACGACCAGTTGAAGTCATTGTCGCTAAATCATCAGATACGGATACCGTAACCCAAGGCGGCGATTTCTCAAGTAAGTAA
- a CDS encoding molecular chaperone DnaJ, which produces MFNHLLTTNPYDILEVSNSASNTEITKAFTLAMKRKKYALDLIAQARKSLLNQEDRLIADYLRPHLVTVKRFKAQDTSLLEKPVQTLDYLSQFDNLEEVISASGDEGKIDQKLGQNLWQNIK; this is translated from the coding sequence ATGTTTAATCATCTTTTAACCACCAATCCCTATGATATCCTAGAAGTATCAAACAGCGCTTCTAATACCGAAATTACTAAAGCTTTTACCCTAGCGATGAAACGCAAAAAATATGCTCTAGATTTAATTGCTCAAGCGCGCAAATCCTTGTTAAATCAAGAAGATCGTCTGATAGCTGACTACTTACGTCCCCATTTAGTCACAGTTAAACGCTTTAAAGCTCAAGATACTTCTCTCCTAGAAAAACCTGTACAAACTTTAGATTATCTCTCTCAATTTGACAATCTAGAAGAAGTAATTAGCGCTAGTGGTGACGAGGGAAAAATTGATCAAAAATTAGGACAAAATTTATGGCAGAATATAAAATAA